The Paenibacillus sp. YPG26 genome includes a window with the following:
- the mnmH gene encoding tRNA 2-selenouridine(34) synthase MnmH has translation MFQDITLEQLRELRNKKQLTVIDVRSPSEYEDSTYPGSLNIPFFNDEERAEVGTLYKQTSVQAAKDRGLQIISSKLPSFIREFGAIEGDKAVFCWRGGMRSRTTATVLSLMDIHAYRLVGGYKAYRKWVMDELESFEFKPKSLVIHGNTGTGKTNLLLRLKKKGYPVLDLEGLAGHRGSIFGHIGLKANNQKTFDSLLLEELIKLEDSPYVLFEAESKRIGKVVMPNFLAHQKETGTQIWIEMPIEARVEQILQDYQPQQYKAQYIASFQRIKSRIHVPIAAEIDRCLNEDQFAEAVRLMLEYYYDPKYDYTSQQYDEDEGSKVTFKVNNLDEAEAAVIQYLNGMN, from the coding sequence TTGTTTCAGGATATAACATTAGAGCAATTAAGAGAGCTTAGGAACAAGAAGCAGCTAACGGTGATCGATGTGCGCTCTCCATCTGAATATGAGGATTCAACTTATCCTGGCAGTCTGAACATCCCTTTCTTCAATGATGAAGAACGCGCTGAAGTAGGTACGTTATACAAACAGACCAGTGTTCAGGCCGCGAAGGACCGGGGGCTTCAGATTATCTCTTCCAAGCTTCCAAGCTTTATCCGGGAATTCGGTGCCATAGAAGGTGACAAAGCGGTATTCTGCTGGCGTGGAGGCATGCGCAGCCGCACAACCGCAACGGTTCTGTCGCTAATGGACATCCATGCTTACCGTTTGGTAGGAGGATATAAAGCTTACCGGAAATGGGTTATGGATGAGCTGGAGTCTTTTGAGTTCAAGCCCAAATCTTTGGTGATACATGGAAATACCGGAACAGGCAAGACCAACCTGCTTCTCCGGCTTAAGAAGAAAGGGTATCCCGTGCTTGATCTGGAGGGACTGGCTGGACACCGGGGATCTATATTCGGTCACATTGGCCTTAAGGCGAACAACCAGAAGACCTTTGACAGCCTGCTGCTTGAGGAGCTGATCAAGCTTGAGGACTCGCCTTACGTTCTGTTCGAAGCGGAAAGCAAGCGGATTGGTAAGGTGGTTATGCCGAACTTCCTGGCTCATCAGAAAGAGACCGGAACCCAGATCTGGATTGAGATGCCGATTGAGGCGAGAGTGGAGCAGATCTTGCAGGATTACCAGCCGCAGCAGTATAAGGCGCAGTACATCGCTTCTTTTCAAAGGATTAAATCCCGTATTCATGTGCCAATTGCCGCGGAGATTGACCGGTGTCTGAACGAGGATCAGTTCGCCGAAGCTGTAAGGCTGATGCTGGAGTATTATTACGATCCCAAATATGATTATACCTCACAGCAGTACGATGAGGATGAGGGCAGCAAGGTTACTTTCAAGGTGAATAACCTGGATGAAGCTGAAGCTGCGGTTATTCAATATTTGAATGGAATGAACTAA
- a CDS encoding ABC transporter ATP-binding protein has product MHKAIEITGLTKVYSNGRGISNMNLTIDQGDIFGFLGPNGAGKTTAMKVMAGLMRPDRGDVKIFGASVIDDYVNAMKHVGCIIETAESYPYLTANENLRLFARFYPHVDQKRIDECLEVTGLLKYKNEKSRKFSLGMKQRLGLAAAILSKPKLLILDEPLNGLDVEGILEMRKLIKQLVHESGTTFFISSHLIHDVELTCTRIGVVYGGHLINVDYTHNILSNYSSLENYFVSEVDRNGRV; this is encoded by the coding sequence ATGCATAAAGCTATCGAAATTACCGGACTTACCAAGGTGTATAGCAATGGCAGAGGAATTAGTAATATGAATTTAACGATAGATCAAGGTGATATTTTCGGCTTTTTGGGACCCAATGGTGCAGGAAAGACGACGGCTATGAAAGTAATGGCAGGCCTAATGAGACCGGACCGAGGCGATGTGAAGATATTCGGAGCCAGTGTTATAGATGACTATGTCAATGCGATGAAGCATGTAGGCTGTATCATCGAGACAGCGGAGTCTTACCCTTACTTGACGGCCAATGAGAACTTGAGGCTGTTTGCACGGTTCTACCCGCACGTGGACCAGAAGAGAATCGATGAATGTCTTGAAGTCACCGGATTGCTGAAATATAAGAACGAAAAATCCCGAAAGTTCTCATTAGGGATGAAGCAGCGTCTGGGTTTGGCCGCTGCAATTTTGTCGAAACCCAAGCTGTTAATTTTGGACGAACCGCTTAACGGACTCGATGTTGAGGGGATATTGGAGATGCGTAAGCTGATCAAACAGCTTGTGCACGAGTCAGGTACAACCTTTTTTATCTCCAGCCATTTGATTCATGATGTGGAGCTAACCTGCACAAGAATCGGTGTTGTGTATGGGGGACATCTTATCAATGTCGACTATACCCATAACATTCTCTCGAATTATTCTTCTCTTGAAAATTATTTTGTTAGTGAGGTGGACAGGAATGGCCGGGTTTAA
- a CDS encoding ABC transporter permease, translating to MAGFKAAFFIEAVKLLKKKKIIAAAILSIFAVVIGQIAVTAIKHGLGLRVAGSTEFPFLVLSIFSYTILPLFATFVAIDMFSGEFSSNTMKITLTRPVSRFGVFSAKVLNLALFICSNLVFVMILSLLAGFLFNMSSVSLLGFVRVVLSYMATFFPVFVFSLLVVLLSNLLRGGLAVFFLAIIAFIAFNFLDIVFSSYSSFFITSMFDWYTLWISESINVYKILRQILIMLGCGIMLFTAGYYLFDRKDI from the coding sequence ATGGCCGGGTTTAAAGCTGCATTCTTCATTGAAGCGGTCAAGCTATTGAAAAAGAAAAAAATAATTGCGGCCGCCATTTTGTCAATATTCGCAGTCGTGATTGGACAAATTGCGGTTACAGCGATTAAACATGGGCTTGGACTTCGGGTTGCAGGCAGCACCGAATTTCCGTTCTTGGTTCTATCGATTTTCAGTTATACGATATTACCTCTATTTGCTACGTTTGTGGCAATTGATATGTTTAGCGGTGAATTTTCGTCCAATACGATGAAAATAACGCTCACCAGACCTGTATCCAGGTTCGGCGTTTTTAGCGCAAAGGTTCTGAATTTAGCATTATTCATTTGTTCAAACTTAGTGTTTGTTATGATTCTCTCGTTGTTGGCCGGTTTCCTGTTTAATATGTCCTCTGTCAGCCTGTTAGGATTCGTTAGAGTTGTATTATCCTATATGGCGACGTTCTTTCCTGTCTTTGTATTTTCTCTTCTGGTTGTATTACTGTCTAATTTGCTCCGCGGGGGTTTGGCCGTTTTTTTTCTGGCAATTATTGCTTTTATCGCATTTAACTTTTTAGATATCGTGTTTTCGAGTTATTCCAGTTTTTTCATTACGTCGATGTTCGACTGGTACACGCTCTGGATCTCCGAATCAATTAACGTGTATAAAATATTACGCCAGATCTTAATCATGTTGGGCTGTGGTATAATGTTATTTACTGCTGGTTACTACTTGTTTGATAGAAAGGATATATAG
- a CDS encoding HAMP domain-containing sensor histidine kinase, with product MDKQYQQEMSARVKSLGASAILLKNREVLFSTKKFSELDIERSLMLTSGMPDQDTVELDGTTYMFARATYKLPTGEDGVLLLLAPVTLNSDFYILLGIFAISFFILTFLLMNFWVSYRFSRGMLTPISRLKAAAVRISEGDLNFGIAEEGEDEVRELCRTLELMRLKLKESIYLQNKYDENRNFLVSSISHDLKTPVTSIIGYIEGIIDGVARTPEKMEEYLETARSKAVLVNMMIDDLILYSKLDLKQLPYHFQSTNLVGYFEDCVSEYQYEFEQANFTFELINELVSPVTVLIDRERFKRVIQNILGNAAKYLEKADGRIVIILRETRTSAIIEIKDNGKGIPEKDLPHIFDRFYRVDPSRTNTDGSGLGLAIAKQIVEGHEGEIWARSIVGEGTRIMISLRIV from the coding sequence TTGGATAAGCAGTATCAGCAAGAAATGTCTGCGCGGGTTAAGTCTTTGGGCGCAAGTGCCATCCTTCTAAAAAACAGGGAGGTATTATTCTCCACAAAAAAATTCAGCGAACTTGATATCGAAAGAAGCTTAATGCTAACCAGCGGTATGCCCGATCAAGATACTGTGGAGCTGGACGGCACAACTTATATGTTTGCTCGAGCGACATACAAGCTTCCGACTGGCGAAGACGGGGTTTTACTATTGTTAGCGCCCGTAACGCTGAATTCGGACTTTTACATACTGCTTGGCATTTTTGCGATCAGCTTTTTCATATTGACTTTTCTGCTGATGAATTTTTGGGTTTCTTACCGATTCTCACGCGGGATGCTTACTCCAATCTCCAGGTTGAAGGCGGCCGCCGTACGAATAAGTGAAGGCGATCTGAACTTCGGGATTGCGGAGGAAGGCGAAGATGAGGTAAGGGAGCTCTGCAGAACACTGGAACTCATGAGGCTCAAGCTGAAGGAATCGATTTATCTACAGAACAAATATGATGAGAACCGGAACTTTTTGGTGTCAAGTATCTCTCATGACTTAAAAACGCCGGTTACATCCATTATTGGTTATATTGAAGGGATTATCGATGGGGTAGCGAGGACACCCGAAAAAATGGAAGAATACTTAGAAACGGCCCGTTCCAAGGCGGTACTGGTGAATATGATGATTGATGATCTTATTTTATATTCCAAGCTTGACTTAAAACAGCTCCCTTATCATTTTCAGAGTACGAACCTAGTCGGCTATTTCGAGGATTGCGTGTCAGAATACCAATATGAGTTTGAACAGGCGAACTTCACCTTCGAGCTTATTAATGAGCTAGTTTCTCCCGTCACGGTCTTAATCGATCGTGAAAGGTTCAAGAGGGTCATTCAAAACATTCTTGGCAATGCGGCGAAATACTTGGAAAAGGCTGACGGAAGGATTGTCATAATACTCAGGGAGACGCGGACTTCCGCCATAATAGAAATTAAAGACAATGGAAAAGGGATCCCGGAGAAGGATCTTCCCCATATTTTTGACAGGTTTTATCGGGTGGACCCTTCTCGAACAAATACCGATGGCAGCGGCCTTGGACTTGCTATTGCCAAGCAGATTGTGGAAGGGCATGAGGGAGAAATTTGGGCTAGAAGTATTGTG